AACAACTGCTGCAACTACTGAAATTACATACGGAAGTCAAAATTCAATTACATTCAAATCACCATCAACATTGCTAGCAGAAATTAATGATGTTTCAGAAGTTGCTGGATATTCATTCCAATCCATTGAGGATTTTCTAAAAAGTGATACATCAAAGCTAAAATTAAAAATTGACAAAAATCGACTCGCTTTTATTCATGCAATAGAACAAAATTATGATTTATATTTACAATTAACAAAAGATAGCTTATCAATGGCCATTCCTAAAGAAGACATTAAGAAATGGAGTGCAGAAGATCAATTTGCAACATTTGTAAGCACTGTCCAGTTACAATTGCCTATAGAATGGTTGAAAGATAAAATCATTGTTGATTCATTAGGGCTCCATTCGAATAACCAACGCCATACAAATGAAACTGAAAAAATTTTAACAACGTCTGATCTCATCATTTACGTGAGTTACTTCAATCATTCATTTACCGATAATGATAAGGCGTTTATTCAACATATGAAAGATATGAATCAATTAATGGAACATCAAGCATTTAAGATGGTCGTTAATGCTACAGATTTGGCAGAATCTGATGAAGATTATCATGCTGTTATGACATACGTGCAGAATGCTTTAAACGAGGTCGGCATGACACCTGAATTATTTGGCGTTTCAAGTCGCAATGCGTTAAAAGATGGTGATAAAGGGATTAACAAATTAAAATCACGCATTGATCAGTTTGCTCAAGTTGAATCAAAAGAAGTGCTAACGTCACAAATGAAACACCAACTCGATTATATGTGTGACGCTTTAAAAACAATGGTTCATGATGAAGAAGATAATCACACTAAGGTCGCTGAACAACATGCACACCTTAAATTATTAAGAACGCCACATGTTTTTGATTCACACTTGTTAATCACCACACAACAACAAGCAAAAAATGAAATTTCTGATCAACTTTATCATTTGCGTGAACGCCTTAACATTCAATTATTAGACGAAATTAAATCCGTTTTTAATGGACAAATGACAAATACAGATGATTTTAAACAAGAAAAAACTATAGCATCCAAACGCTATTTAGATCAAATACATCAAAGATTGTACTTAGAACAAACTTTAATTGTTGAACGACTCAAACGATGTTTTGCGAATCATTTTGAACATCAATTAATTCCAACTTTAAAGGCGCTACAAGAACGACATGTCTTATTACAACCCAAATTATCGTTCGATTTAAAGCAACTCGAAACACCTTATTTAAAAATTGATTTAGAACCATTTGTACAAGCATTACCTAAATTATTTTCGAAAAAACGACTACTTCAAGCACAAGGCCAAAAAGAAATACATGAGTCCATTAAAGTGCTAACACTCCAACTTCTAGATACACCTTTAAAGGACTTACATCAAGCATTAGATGAATGCCTACAAGTATTAATAAATCAAGGGAATGCTCTTTTAAAAAATTTAGAATCTGAAGCTCAAAATGAAATCGATCGCGTATTATCATACCGTATTGATAATAATCTAATTGATACAATTAAGCATATTTTACCAACACTAGAAAATACTTTAGAAATTGAGGATACACATGAGTAAACAAATATTATTAATCGATGGCATGGCACTATTATTTAGACATTTTTATGCAACAAGCGTCCATAAGCAATTCATGCTAACATCGCATGGAATGCCCACAAACGGAACGCAAGGCTTTGTACGTCATATTTTCACAGCAATAAAACAGTCAAACCCTACACATGTAGCAGTATGTTGGGATATGGGAAAAGCAACCTTTAGAAATGAAATCTTTGAAGGATATAAACAAAATCGTACGGAACCACCAGAAGCTTTGATTCCACAATTTGAGCATGTAAAACAAATTTCTGAAGCTTTAGGTTTCCATAATATTGGTGTTTCTAATTATGAAGCAGATGATGTTATGGGAACTATCGCCAATTTTTACCAAACTTCACCTGATACACGAGTTACAATCGTTACTGGTGATCGAGATTTACTACAATGCGCAACACAAAACGTTGAAATTTGGTTAATTAAAAAAGGGTTTACTGAATATGTAAAAGTCGATGAAGAAACATTTATTAATCAATATGGTTTACAACCAAAACAATTAATTGATATTAAAGCATTTATGGGAGATAGTGCAGATGGTTATCCTGGCGTTAAAGGTATCGGAGAAAAAACAGCAATTAAGTTAATTCAAGCGTATCATTCTGTCGAAGGTGTATTAGAAAATATGCATACGCTTTCGCCAGGTCAACAAAAGAAAATCCACACACACTTAGACGATTTAAAATTATCTAAGCAGTTAGCACGTATAGAAGATAACATTCCATTAAATTTTGAATCGCTTGAACAACTCATGACGTATGAACATAATCTTATGCATGCTTTACAAGTATGTGAAACGCATGAATTACGAGTTTCTCATCGTTATTTAAAATCTCTTCATTAAATACAACACAATAGCGCATAGCTTTATTACGATATAACAAGCCTTCAAAATTCATTCAACCCTGAATTTTGAAGGCTTGTTATGTTTCGTTTTATCTAGAGTCCTTGCATAAACCATCGAATCTTGTTCGCACTTTGATTGATTAAAAATAGAAAATAATAAACCACAGTGATTATTCAATCAACATGTTAGTGATGTTTTTTGTATATTCATAAAGCTTCGTTTGAGCTAACATGTTAGCTTCTTTATTTTGTTCTCTAGGAACCCATTTTACAAAACAAAGGTTAAAACGATTGGAAAGTGATACGTATGTATCTAAATAGGGCTTATACCTCTTATTTTTAACAAATTCACGATTCACTGCATCTTCTATGAGTTTTGAATCTGTATGTATCAACGCATTGGTGACACTCAGTTGTTCAGCTTTTGTTAAAGCCAATAATAAAGCTTCCCACTCAGCCTCATGGTTTTCTTTTTCACCAATGATATCTGCATATTGATAACGCTGGTTATTTTCTACAATAACAACACCGTAAGTACTTAATCCTGGATTGCCTTTAGATGCAGCATCAAAATATATTTTTGCCATATGAACACCTCAACATCATAGTAACACGAAGTTAAAAAAAGGGGGACATAGCAGCCCTGTTATTTAAAAATAAACCAACAAAATTCTTCATACATGAACTTTGTTGGCTATTATCTATCTATATTAATAATTTTAATTTGAGTGTTGGACCCTGATATAAATTGTGATTGATCCCTTAGTCGAGACTTCTGAGGCATTATGCCGAAACCGAAAATCCATTTTGAGCACAGAAGTTCAAGTCTATTGGCTTTTACAATATATAAGGCAGTAGCTGACTGGATTGCGTATGCGCTTAGAAAGCTTTCCGTAACTTACGCAGACCACCTATTCACCCATGTTCATAGGTGTAATGAAGGCGTAACACATTGCATGTCTAACGTCTTGATGTACCGGTGGGCATTACTACAAAATCAAGTAGATTTCTGTAATGCTACCTAGTTAAGATAAAGTACCTAGAAAAGCGAGGCACTAGGACAAAAATTGAATGATTTATGTCCTGGCACCCAAAATTTTGACCTGTTCATTTACTCTGTATGAAAAGGTTTGATTTTACCTTTACGAAATAACCATTTCGCCCAATACCCAAATGGAACGTTAAAAATTGTAGCTACCAACTTAAGGACGTATGTCGTTACAAAAATCTCAAATACAACATCATTAGGTAAGGGACCACCTAGAAAGGCGATAACAACAAAAATACCCGTATCTATTATTGAACTCAACATCGTACTGCCATAGGCTCGTATAAAAAACGTTCGATCTGAGCTGAAAATACGCTTAATACAACTAAAGATAAAAACGTCAATGTATTGTCCTACAACATATGCAATAACAGATGCTATAGCGATACGAGGCACCAATCCAAAAATAGTATCTAATGCACCTTGCGCAATATCCTCTGAGCTCGGCTGAAAACTTAATGAGATTTGCATCAAAATAATCAGAATTAAAGTTGAAAAAAAGCCCATCCAAACCGCTCGTTTTGCTACTTTTCGACCATATATATCATTAAGAATGTCTGTTGCTAAATAAATTGAAGCAAACATCACATTGCCTAACGTGGCTGATATCGTGAAAATATCTACTGTTTTGATAACTTGAATATTTGCAATGATTGTTCCTATCGCAACCCATACGATCAATCCTTGTGGACCAAACAATCGGAACATCACAATTAAAAGCAAAAATGTTGTTAAAAATGCAGCAAGACCTAACCATTCATTAAACATGAAATTCCTCCTAAATTTTGATAATGCGGGTGTTTAGAAACCGCTTCTTTATCATTAACTACTGATTTTAAACTTATATGATTATCTTTTACCAATGTATACATGATAACAATTTAATCAATCTCAACTTAATAATAATAATTAAAATAAATAAAAATATCAATAGCCCCGATAAAAGTTTTACTTATGTGCACTAAATCGTAGGTTTGAGAAATTTAATTGTTTCATTGAAAACATGATACATGTTACGATAATGATTACTGTGTGTGCTATTTTAAGGAGTGATATATGTGTTGACAGAAACAAAAAAACGTGCCGTTTCAAAAATCGACCAGTTGATGAACCAGTATTGTGACCAATGTATGATTAAAACACATATTAGACAATCACAAAATAAAACTCGGGCACATCATTTTTGTATCAAAGAGTGCTCAGTTGGTAAACAAATCCAACAACTAGGCAATGAATTACAATAGGGGGACATCATATGGAAATTGTAAAAATTGAACCTACACCGAGTCCAAATACAATGAAAATCATATTGTCTCAAAAAAGAGAAGACAATAAATCCAACACGTATACTGAAATCAAAAAAGAACAACCTGCTTTTATAAACCAACTTTTAGAAATTCAAGATGTAAAGTCTATATTTCACGTATTAGACTTTATATCTGTAGACAAAGTTTCAAAAGCGGATTGGGAAAATGTATTACCAAAAATTACTGAATCATTATCCAATGAAAGTATAGCTCCCCAACAAGTTGAAGAACCAGATATTCATTTTGGTGAAGTCACAGTAGAAATTTTAAAATTCAAAAACATTCCATATCAGATTAAATTAACCTCTGGTAACGAAGAGTTACGTCATCAATTATCTGATGATTTTATACAAGCAATGACTTCTGCCCAAAAGCCGAATGATAACGTGGTATTTATGCGAAATTGGGAATCACTAGGTGTACGCTTTGGAGACATGGATGAAATTATGACACATGTCGAGGCAGAAATAAACGCACTATATCCTCTTGATATACTTCGCAGTCTTGTTCAAAAAGCACAAGAAAGTAATATCACGGTACCGCAAAAAGCGTACAAACGTGTTACACTAGACACATATCGACATACACAAGATTGGAAAGAACGATTACGTATGTTGAAGGCATTCCCAAAGCCTACTGTTAAAGACTATTCACTTTTAAATGTAGCACTCCACGAAGAAAAAGTACCGTTACGACGTGAAGCTGTTGTGTTATTAAGTATGATAGAAGACAAAGCAACTTTACCATACTTATATAAGGGTTTAAATGATACAAATCCAGCTGTGAGACGTACTGCTGGTGACGCTCTAAGTGATTTAGGCTACAAAGAAGCACTGCCTGAAATGGAAAAAGCACTATCTGACCCTCAAAAAATCGTTCGTTGGCGCGCTGCAATGTTTCTTTTTGATGAAGGTGGATATGACCAGTTAAAGGCGCTTAAAGCGCATCAAAACGATGAAGCTTACGAAGTTAAATTGCAAATTGAAATGGCTATTACCCGTATTGAAAACGGTGAAGCAGCACTCGGATCAGTATGGAAACAAATAGCAAATCGAAATAAATAGGGAGATGTTATAAAAATGAATGCTTATGATGCATATATGCAAGAACTTGCCGCTCAAATGCGAGCCGAACTCACTCAAAATGGTTTTAAAAGTTTAGAAAGTGACAATGATGTTGAACAATATATGAATCAAGTTGAAGATGACGCTACAACTTTCGTTGTCATTAATTCTACGTGTGGATGTGCAGCCGGTTTAGCGCGACCTGCAGCTGTAGCAGTTGCTGAACAAAATGATAAAAAGCCAACACATAAAGTGACTGTATTTGCAGGACAAGATAAAGCAGCAACAGCAAAAATGCGAGAATATATACAACAAGTTCCGTCAAGTCC
The sequence above is a segment of the Staphylococcus hyicus genome. Coding sequences within it:
- a CDS encoding 5'-3' exonuclease — translated: MSKQILLIDGMALLFRHFYATSVHKQFMLTSHGMPTNGTQGFVRHIFTAIKQSNPTHVAVCWDMGKATFRNEIFEGYKQNRTEPPEALIPQFEHVKQISEALGFHNIGVSNYEADDVMGTIANFYQTSPDTRVTIVTGDRDLLQCATQNVEIWLIKKGFTEYVKVDEETFINQYGLQPKQLIDIKAFMGDSADGYPGVKGIGEKTAIKLIQAYHSVEGVLENMHTLSPGQQKKIHTHLDDLKLSKQLARIEDNIPLNFESLEQLMTYEHNLMHALQVCETHELRVSHRYLKSLH
- a CDS encoding ribonuclease HI family protein, translated to MAKIYFDAASKGNPGLSTYGVVIVENNQRYQYADIIGEKENHEAEWEALLLALTKAEQLSVTNALIHTDSKLIEDAVNREFVKNKRYKPYLDTYVSLSNRFNLCFVKWVPREQNKEANMLAQTKLYEYTKNITNMLIE
- a CDS encoding queuosine precursor transporter, with the protein product MFNEWLGLAAFLTTFLLLIVMFRLFGPQGLIVWVAIGTIIANIQVIKTVDIFTISATLGNVMFASIYLATDILNDIYGRKVAKRAVWMGFFSTLILIILMQISLSFQPSSEDIAQGALDTIFGLVPRIAIASVIAYVVGQYIDVFIFSCIKRIFSSDRTFFIRAYGSTMLSSIIDTGIFVVIAFLGGPLPNDVVFEIFVTTYVLKLVATIFNVPFGYWAKWLFRKGKIKPFHTE
- a CDS encoding zinc-finger domain-containing protein, which translates into the protein MYVLTETKKRAVSKIDQLMNQYCDQCMIKTHIRQSQNKTRAHHFCIKECSVGKQIQQLGNELQ
- a CDS encoding virulence factor, whose product is MEIVKIEPTPSPNTMKIILSQKREDNKSNTYTEIKKEQPAFINQLLEIQDVKSIFHVLDFISVDKVSKADWENVLPKITESLSNESIAPQQVEEPDIHFGEVTVEILKFKNIPYQIKLTSGNEELRHQLSDDFIQAMTSAQKPNDNVVFMRNWESLGVRFGDMDEIMTHVEAEINALYPLDILRSLVQKAQESNITVPQKAYKRVTLDTYRHTQDWKERLRMLKAFPKPTVKDYSLLNVALHEEKVPLRREAVVLLSMIEDKATLPYLYKGLNDTNPAVRRTAGDALSDLGYKEALPEMEKALSDPQKIVRWRAAMFLFDEGGYDQLKALKAHQNDEAYEVKLQIEMAITRIENGEAALGSVWKQIANRNK
- the brxA gene encoding bacilliredoxin BrxA, with product MNAYDAYMQELAAQMRAELTQNGFKSLESDNDVEQYMNQVEDDATTFVVINSTCGCAAGLARPAAVAVAEQNDKKPTHKVTVFAGQDKAATAKMREYIQQVPSSPSFALFKGSQLVHFIPREHIEGRDINDIAMDIKDAFDTHCEH